gatagtggcgcattgcgccgctatggcgccaagcccagatttccagtagttgaaccccaggcctgaaaatgaaattcctgccatgctagttcgtcttaggatcgtcgcatctttcgactccgaactccaaaattcacattcttagtggcgttgaaaagaagactcgactaactttaatttggtaggttgtgggacacccagttctttatatcctaggagatatggtcctttgaagttgaccctaatactaactcacccaaaaacttaatcgattggagttctttggactcgactcggtgttagagattccttatgacccctaaacacatctaacacacttcaaatacttaggaattaatcctaactcatgtgtagaattacaagtcctccggtccgagtctataCTCACATGAAAaaatgttcgaatcttagcgaaaaattttggggggtgttacatagGCGATGACTAGGGTGGTGAATTGTGAGTATTAACAACAAGAACAATTGATTTGCTTGTTTCATTGTATTACTGTATCGCGTCAAATTGTTGGAACTCCAATCcacaacaaaagaaaaattgaaaatttagagtCGAACCTCCGTGGGTTCGATGCTATAAGAACATTGtttttagcctaaattttgactttaatctcttattttccttgaagaaaaatatagattgaaagttataaattttcacaacttttaggctgggaataagaatccaaaatcctaaccaagttaagaaaatttctaattttgagATGGCTAAAAAATCTCTCACCTCTCCCTTcttcttaatgagaatatgagcctttatataagCTCCAAAACCTCCAAATCCCTCAaggattttcgatgtgggagatttggaattattattttttttagaaaaaactaaaaattttaaaaatacaaactataattaaactaacctaactaacattgtatttagttaaaaataaaatccttttgagatgattttcaaataaccacataaatagtaatcaaagatatagttgtatagaaatatgtatattatattaaatttataaaaagataaaaatagttaagaataacacgaaaatatctttattttttataaaagctaattatttcaaaaatattcgaaattcaaagaaattcaatagctaatttgcattgtggagggtcaaaattgggtgtcaacaatatATATTAACGTTAAGATTCTACATCCTAATCCTAAACTATGTTGCTCTCTATCAATATAGTTTTTAGACTATTGGGTAACGCCGCATCATGCCTATTGTAAGGCCCATAAGAAGGCTGGGGTGTCACAGGTTGAAGTCATGATCGAACATGAGGCTTTTTTGGTGGGcttagttaagaaataaagttgCACTCTTGCTTTCAGCTATAACATTTGGCATGACGGTAAGCGGCCAGTTCCCAAAAACAACATATTGCATGAGTTGTACTATACTTTTTAGTACGATGGTAAGCGTTTGTGTTGAGAATCAAGAAAGAACACCAAGCTTTGATAGAGATTTTACAAAAGATAGTGGAAGGAAGAAGATGGACAAGTAGATGTACAAATTCAGAAGCTTCACTGGCAGTGCATATGCATAACACATGACATAAAGCTGTTAGAGTTTGTTAGTGGAAAACAAATAGATAAACCACAAGTGTCATAGCACATGCTGTTAAACTTTGTTAGTGGGAAACAAATAGATAAACCACAAGTGTCATAGCACTTGACATACATTTTATTATTgatttcttttgattttcttgTATAAATTAGCCTAAGGATGTACAGAATGAACAACAAGAAATACACAGAAAATTTCTCCAAACTTTCTTCATGTTTTccaatatggtatcagagcgatAGATCATATTTCTTGCTCTTCATTTGTGTTTCATACTCCTCTTGAATCATGGTTGTCACCACCGAAGGGAGCACTTTTGAGAGACAAGTTCCCAGTACTGTCACTATTGACTCTGAAAATCCTCTTTTTCTTCATGCTTCAGATGCACCAGGGATGAATCTGGTTAACAATATCTTTGTTGGAAGAGGCTATCAAGGATGGAGAAGATCTGTCTTGATTGCACTttcaactaaaaataaattggggtTTATTGATGGCAACTTTTCAGAACCACCAGCTACAGCAAATGATTTCTCAACATGGCACATGTGTAATTATATGGTAACCTCTTGGTTACTCAACTCTTTATCCAAGGACATAGCAAGTTATGTGATCTATTTAAGGACTGCTAAAGACCTCTGGACAGATAGCAAAGCAAAAGTCAATTgcaagaaagaaaaggaaaaagcaGCAATTGTTGAAAAGCAATTGCAAGGAGGAAAAAGTACAAGGCAGCAAGATAGTTGGCAGTAACTTTTGAACCTAACTTTGTTAACGCGTAGAAAACGCGTTCTTCCTTTGAAAAATTGCAAcgcgtaattttttttatacgttattgttttttataaatagagggcattTTACCCTCATTTAAAAGCATCCACAATTCAGAAAGAGAGAGAGTAAAtacacaaagagagttatacaccaagataaatattgtattctTGAGTGTCTCCTTTAGTGAGTTGTTTCTTTTACAAGAGATgagtgttaattattgttttctccttgtattagagagcagtgtactcccatattttcatagtaaaatccttctacccgtggtttttcccctctatctgtttgagggatttctacgtaaaattctcgtgtccaatttatttttattattttcatcatatcaaactttagttgtggtgtttTCTCCttccaacagtggtatcagagctctcgattattctgtctattttatgcgaaggtactatctgtAAATAGTAACTTTTCTTGAATACCAACTGTCTTGCTGCCTTTTACTTTTTCCTCCTTGCAATTACTTTTCAACAATTGctgcttttttcttttcttccttgcAATTGACTTTTGCTTTGCTGTCTGTCTTCTCTTTGCATTGTTAACCAAACTTCTTGTGTTGCTACCCCTCAACAAAATGGGGTTGTTGAGAGGAAGCATAGACATTTATTAGAAATAGCAAGAGCACTATTATTTCAATCTAAAGTTCCCAAATGTTACTGGTGAGATTGTGTGTTAACTGCTACTTGCTTAATTAACAGGATCTCTTCCAAAGTTCATCATGGGAAAACTCCATATCATGTTCTTTTTGGTACATATCCAGACTACAATTTTTTGAGAACTTTTGGTTGCTTATGTTATGCTTCTACTTTGAAGGATGGTAGTGGTAAGTTTGATCCCAGGGCTACTACCTGTGTTTTTTTTAGGATATCCTCCGGGACAAAAGGGGTACAAACTTCTTGAACTtgctactaaaaggacttttgtGTCTAAGGATGTTCATTTTTTTGAAACTAAGTTCCCTTTTTCTACCATGCAATCAGATTCAGACCTGATTTTTTCTATTCCTCTTACCTCACTAGACATTTATGTTGAACCCTCTTTCCTACAATAGATCCTATTTCTCCCTCTGTTATACCATCCTCTCTTGAATTCTTTTCTACTCCTACCTctctttgattatactattgtttggaccattttcgtcatctacttatttactctaatattcttgtctgacctttttctatgcttctattgagccgatggtctttcgaaaacagccgtcctatataggtaggagtcaggtctgcgtacattctaccctccccacatcccacgatgtgggatttcactgggttgttattgttgttgttgttcctgATTCCATACCAATTTCTACTCCTACACCATAAATCAGAAAATCTCACAGGGATAACAAAAGACCTGCATATTTGAATGACTATGTCTGCCATCATGTCTATCTCTCCCTTGTTTCAGATTCTTATTTTGCTCAACctatgaattctcctactttTTCCTATGGAGCCTTATCTCTCCAGAATCAGCATTTATTGGGTTCTATCAGTGCAATCTCAGAACCTACCAGTTTCAAATAGGCTAATTTGGACTCTAATTGGAGACTTGcaatggataaggaaattgCAGCTTTGGAGGACAATAGTACTTGGGACATAATGCTTTTACCACTAGGGAAGAAAGCATTACCATGTAAATGGGTATACAAGATAAAACAACATTCTGATGGTTCTCTTGAAAGATACAAAGCTAGGCTTGTCATTAGAGGAGATATACAAAGGGAACGAATTGACTACAATGAGACTTTTTCTCCTGTTGTCAAGATGACAAAAATTAGATGTCTCATCGCTATTGCAGTCAAGAAAGGATGGTTAATTTCTCAATTTGATGTCAACAATGCTTTTCTACATGGTGAACTTCAAGAAGAAGTTTACATGAGATTTCCTTTGGGTATGGCATCTCCAACTCCCAATCATGTTTGTAGACTTAAAAAGTCTTTATATGGGCTCAAACAAGCTTCTAAGCAATGGTATGCCAAGCTTGCAGGAGCCCTGAGTTTTAAGGGTTACACAGCTTCATTGAATGACTATTCAttgtttttcaagaaaacaagaggtttgatatctattattgctgtgtatgttgatgatatctTAATTACTGGTAATGATCCTACTGAGTCTATAGCTATGAATTGTTTCTCAACTCAGAGTTCAAAATTAAAGATCTAGGGGagcttcattattttcttggcCTAGAGATTTTTCGGGAAAGGCATGGTTATATTGTTAGCCAAAGGAAGTTTGTATTGGATTTGTTACAAGAGTTTGACTGTAATTATCTGCCTACGGTCTCATCCCCTCTTGATCCATGTTCTAAACTCACAGTCTCTTCAGGTCCTATACTTTCAGATCCCACAATTTACAGGCGTTTGGTGGGTAAGCTCAACTACCTTACCCATACCAGACCAGATCTTGCATTTGCAGTCCTCACTTTGAGTCAGTATATGCAACAAACTTGTCAAGGCTATTTTGATCCTGGTTTACGAGTCCTAAGGTATTTGAGAATGAATGCTGACCAAggtttattttttaattcttcCTCCTCTTTATCTTTAATGGCTTTTTGCGATGCCGATTGGGCATCATGCCGAGATAGCCGAAGGTCAATCACTGGGTTTTATATCAGTTTTGGTGGCTCACCAATTTCTTGGAAATCCAAGAAACAAGCTTCCATTTCTTTATCATCAACAGAATCTGAATATCGATCTATGAGGAAAGTTACAGCGGAACTTAGCTGGCTGGTTCGGATTCTTGAATATCTATCAGTATCTCCATCCTTGCCGGTTCATCTTCATTCATACAGTCAATCAGCAATCCATATTGCTCGAAACCCAGTTTTTCACGAAAGGATCAAGCACGTTGAgcttgattgtcattttgtgaGACAACAGTTTCTTTCAGGGTTGATTTCACTTTCCATTGTTCCATCATCGTCTCAACTAGCAGATCTTTTCTCTTCGGGCAGGGCTGCCCTTTTGCAAAAAGCAATGTTATCCAAGGAACTCTCTGGCCCTTCTCACTTTGCGATTCTTTCCAAGTTGGGAGTTGTTTCTCTCCCCTCCACCTTGAAGGGGGGTGTTGAGAATCAAGAAAGAACACCAAGCTTTGATGGTGATTTTACAAAAGATAGTGGAAGGAAGAGGATGGACAAGTAGCTGTACAAATCCAGAAGCTTCACTGGCAGTGCATATGCTTAACACATGACATACAGTTAGAGTTTGTTAGTGGAAAACAAATAGATAAACCACAAGTGTCATAGCACATGACATACATTTTATTATTGATTTCTTTTGATTGTCTTGTATAAATTAGCCTAAGGATGTACAGAATGAACAACAAGAAATACACAGAAAATTTCTCCAAACTTTCTTCATGTTTTCCAATAGTTTGACGCTTGATCCTAACAAAGACCACATCATATtatatgtttggacataaaattTAGGACCCTTTAATTTGTCAATTAAACTGAGGTTGGTAAATACAATAGTTGTGTGCTTGCTTATCATCACCTGAGATACAAAGAAAAAGCCTTTCATATGCTGCAGCCATTTTGGTAGCAGTAAACAACTTCAAACCCCTCTCTCTAGCAAATCTTCCTTTCATCTGTAGAATTTCCCTTCCATCCTCCCAAACCTTGTACAAAGCTTTCTTCAGTTCCCCTACTGTAGGTGCATATGTATACCCCATTTCTTGGCTGATGATGATTGATCCAGTAATGCTGGCTAGTTTCGTCGCCATCAAGGGCTTACCTGTTAGGATGGCTTCCAATAGTGTGTGATCCAAACCTTGAGCTCTTAATGTTGGGTTTATGAATACATCTATTGCATTGTAGAATCCTGCAAGTTGAACCTGTTCTAATGGTCCCAAAACCATCACATTATTCGATCCGAGGCCTTTGTATCGAGTACCCCATGGACCATTTCCAGCAACCAGTACAATGACATTGTCCCTGAATGTTGAGTTCTCATTGAAAATTTGTTGTAAGGCTTCAAACATTAAAGGGTGTCCTTTATCTTTAACCAACCTCCCAGCTAACCCCACGATTAGGGACTTTGATTCCGGGATTCCAAGATTGAACCTAAAATCATTGCCCTTTGAAATATCAGGCTTGAATATCTCCTCATTGACACCGTTTAGTATGACATGAACGCGTTCTTCAGGGATCATATAGATCCTTTTAAGTACATCTCCAGCATGATCACTCGTGGCAACGTGATGAGCGTAGTTTGGGAAAAACTTTACCTCTTCAATAACCTTTTTCACTCTTTCAGACAAAGCAGGTGACTTTACAGGATCATCAGTAGTATTTCGGAGAAGCTCCTGTATGATATCAGAATGTATAGTTTCGTAGGCAATTCCATGCCAGCTAACTGCAAGATTATTCAGGTTTTTCGATCTAGTATGCCTGAGGCCTACACTCTCTGTATGAATCACATCAAAGGGCCTATTTGTCGCGTTTTCTACTTGAAATTGTTTCCAAACAACGGCTTGGTCAAGATATCCAGCAGCAGTAGGTCTCGAGATGTGAAAATATGGATATAAAGGAAAGGATAAATTGGAGGATGAAGCCGTGAAGATATGAAGCTCGTGGCCTCGATTGGCTAAGGCGAGATGGAGTGTCAAGGCGTGTCGTTCAAGTCCTCCAGCGTGATTTTCATCTGGCCATTTCTTGACAAACAGAGCAATTTTAAGGAGTCTTTGAGGTGGTTGTGATGAAAAGTCAAGATGGTTCCAAGCTTTTGGGAATCGAAGGAGATTAATTGATCCTTTTTCGTAGCTCACTGTTGTTTGGATATAGTAATAGCCATAACCAAAGAAACAAGACCAGTAGAGTAGAGGAATGGATGACAAGGCAAAGAGAAAAACAAGAATACAGCAACAAAATTGAAAACTGGAAAAGCCAGTTTGATCTTTTGCCATGATAGTTTAATACCAAGAACCTCAATTCCTTTTCTGAAGCAAGAAAGAAGTACCATGATTTTGGATAGTGAGATTCATTTCTTTATTATGTTGATTATTAGTATCTCTTTTCAGATCTAACACAGAAAAAAGTGCACATGATTTTGAGcttgtttaaattttaaatatactCACACATATCTAGAAGTCTTCAATTTAAGTTGACAAAATTGATTGCTTGTATAATGTGCAAAGGTTTCAATCTATGTTAATAAATTATAAGGTCACAAATCTCGAGCAAAACAGTAAAAAAAAGAGTCTTCAGTATGAGGAATAAGCTAAAGCAACAGTCACAGCACAGAATAAAGTATTGTCTAATTCTTCTTGGTTTACCACTCGGTTTCTGGTACCCGCATTGGGACCCCAACTAATCCCGATTCTCGTTATGTAAGAAATAGGATGTCAACAATCTGAACACTGAAATAGAATTGTATTGACTAATAACAAATTTGGTTATATCACACGTCCACTTGTACAAGGGACAACCATGACATATGAGAAGTTGTCAAGCCTACAGAATCGTCTGATGATTTACAAGTGGCTACTATTGCTTGTTATAATAACaaaagagaaatcaaaacaAGTTACAATAAACATGTCGAAGTTGTTCCACCCTGATAATGATTTTTCGTCAGACGTACAACTTTATATACATATGCCTAGAGAAATTGATGATATAAACTGAAGAGGAATCCTAAAGGTTCTTTCTACTGCCAAAGACAGAAAGTGATTTTTGGTAATACACAGAACGACTTCGATGGT
This Solanum dulcamara chromosome 1, daSolDulc1.2, whole genome shotgun sequence DNA region includes the following protein-coding sequences:
- the LOC129889190 gene encoding uncharacterized protein LOC129889190; this encodes MAKDQTGFSSFQFCCCILVFLFALSSIPLLYWSCFFGYGYYYIQTTVSYEKGSINLLRFPKAWNHLDFSSQPPQRLLKIALFVKKWPDENHAGGLERHALTLHLALANRGHELHIFTASSSNLSFPLYPYFHISRPTAAGYLDQAVVWKQFQVENATNRPFDVIHTESVGLRHTRSKNLNNLAVSWHGIAYETIHSDIIQELLRNTTDDPVKSPALSERVKKVIEEVKFFPNYAHHVATSDHAGDVLKRIYMIPEERVHVILNGVNEEIFKPDISKGNDFRFNLGIPESKSLIVGLAGRLVKDKGHPLMFEALQQIFNENSTFRDNVIVLVAGNGPWGTRYKGLGSNNVMVLGPLEQVQLAGFYNAIDVFINPTLRAQGLDHTLLEAILTGKPLMATKLASITGSIIISQEMGYTYAPTVGELKKALYKVWEDGREILQMKGRFARERGLKLFTATKMAAAYERLFLCISGDDKQAHNYCIYQPQFN